GGTGtggcggccgccgccgccccaGTGACGGCCGCGCCATGTCGGTGATGGTGGCGAGGAAGAAGGTGGTTCGGAAATGGGAGAAGCTGCCGGGCAGGAACACCTTCTGCTGCGACGGCCGCATCATGATGGCCCGGCAGAAGGGCATCTTCTACCTGACCCTCTTCCTCATCCTCGGCACCTGCGCCCTCTTCTTCGCCTTCGAGTGAGTTCCCTCCCGTCACCCCGGGGAAGAGGCTGGGTCTGCCCGGTGGcctcggggagggggggagccTGGCACGGATCCCTCCGCTGGGATCTGCCCCTTCGGCTGGACCCTGGAGGCTTTGGGCCCTGCCAGAGCTTTGCCCCTTGGCTTTTCCTCCCCTCActtgtgctgcctgtgctgggaacCTGAGCCCGGcgagaggggctgggggcacgGGGACCCCCCGGGTACCggggagctgctcctgcagcctccctgcctgctggccAGTGACCCAGCCCGGTGGCACCAGGGTTAGTGCTGGTCCCGCCTGCCCTCCATCCATCTGGGAGCCTTGGAGAGGCTCCGGATGCCCTTTTAGAGCCTTTCAGCAGCATCAAGAGATGCAGCATAAGCCTTGGACGCTGCCCAAAGAGCTGGacctgccccctccccacagtTCTGCCCCCTCTCTGGGCTGGGGAACTGCTCTGGCCTCAGACTAATCctagggaaaaaaccaaaacacaaacaaaaacgGAAAAAATGCCAGAGTTTTCCCAAGTGCTGAAGTGGTGGGGAGGGGTCAGGACTGCCCCTCGTGCCTGCCTTGGGGATGAGCTTGGTTCAGGCAAACAGCTGGGAAAGTTCCCCCAGCAcgtttctgctctgctgaggggGGTGAAGGTCTCCATGGCGCTGGGTGACACGAAAGCTCTTTCAGCCAGGAAAATGAGGAGCAGCAACTGCTGCCTGGCTGTTCCTGCAGACACATGAAGCTCTCCTCCTGGACCTCTTCCTCAGCCCGGGGAACTTGTCCCACCCTCCCCTGGCCCAGCATTGCCCTCTCCTTAGCGGCTGCCTTGTGCTTTCTGGAACAGTCTGCTGAGGCTTCCCACACCCCACGGAAACtgtggagcagcctgggccaggggtCAGGCTGGTGTTCTGCTTAGTCCTGGTGTGGCTTTGGGGACAGGGGCCGTACAGCTGCAACACAAGATGTTGGGGCTCCTGAGTGGGGAAAGCCCAAATTATCCCTGACTCATCTGGGATTCACAGGTATGGGGTGACACCGCTGTGGTTCGTTGTTTGTTGGTTGATTGACTTCATTTCCCCATCTCAAAAATAGAGCTAAAGGCTTCCTGCCTTGCAGCAAGGACTAATAGGTGTTGCTGCTCCAGAAACACTTCTTGCTGCTCCAGAAACATTGATTCTGCTCCCAGTGGAGCCTGTCcttggcagaggagcagagccacGGCCCCCTCTGCTGTGTCCCCcttgcctgctgcctgccctggtcGCTGCCTTCCCAGCCGTGTAGGCAGAAAGTTTGGGAAAATCCAGAATATAATTTTGGTCCTGTCAACAGCACGAGAAGCTTAATGCTCTGTGTTTGGAAGAGGTGGGCTGGTTCTGAAATTGTTTGGGGGATTTTCCGAGTTGGTGGTAGGGAGCAGGTGTAATAATCCCCACGATGTTTCTGTTCGTCCAGCCGAGCTGAGGAGATGGAAATGGATTATTTCCTCCCCCCGTTAAAGTTTGCACTGCGGAGGAACAGTTCGTGTGCTGGGGATGTGTctggggaggagcagcctgtgctgggtggGGGGGTCCTTGCTGGCTACAGGGGTGCCGGTTCCGTTCAGCTGAATCACTTGCGCAGTCACACCTTGTCTGAGCGGGCCCGGGGGACGCCTCCAGCCAGAAATCGTCTCGCTCCTCGCTGGGAGTTTGATCCTCGCCCTCCCAGCTGCTCCGGCCGGGCTCCGGTTACAAGCGCGGTGGCTGGAGGGCTGGCGGTGGCTGGTGTCACCCGTCACGGGGACAGCCACCGCCTTCCCGGCTGGAAGGGTCCTTCCCAGCCGTGAAATGCCGGGGCTGCCTCTGCCCGGGGGCTTCTCTCCCTCCcggcagccccctgcccacccgTCGTGCCCAGGGCGCTGAAGCCCCCGGGGCTGGGGACTCGCGGGTGGGGTGAGCCGGCGGGACCCGGAGGCTGCCGGACCTCCCGGTGCCGTGTCTGGAGACCcagctcctccctccctgccgggcagagccctggagctgtgctgggaagtgCTCCGCAGGGACCCGAGTCCTCTGCCCAAGGGCACCTCTCGGCACCACCttggcagagagcagctcccCGCAGGGCCCCCAGGTTAATGGGGTCTGTTCTACGGCCCTAACCTGTCCCGTAACACCGCGTTCCACGTCCTTTTGGCGCTGTTTCAGGCACTCGCTGGGCATGTCAGCTTTTGTGATAGGGCGCTTGGTTGTCTGCCTGTGCTTGAGGAGGAGCCCAGGTAGAGCACTTAGTGAGCCCCTCTGGGAGTTCGGGTGATGGGATGTAGCGTGTGtcgtgtgtcccccccagctGCCGGGGGTTTCCTCGGTGCAGTTTTCCAGCGGGTCTGTAATTCCCCCCCCAGAAGTGAGAGGTCTCCgctctgctctctccagcagctgcaagaggacTGAATTCCTTTTGTCCTCAGCTTTTTCAGTGTTCAGCGTTTGTGGATGTCACAGCCCAGGCCGTGCCTGCAGCACCAGGCGCCTGCCGTTTGCTTTCCCAACAACCAACCACCTCtacctctttattttttatctgcagattaaaatttattttctattgagttaaaaaaaaacccaaccaaacaaaccaccctATGCTTCACCCTCCAGGCGactgagatttttctcttttatttttccccaacCCCAAAGATTGAGGGTTTTGCACTGAAAACGAGTGGTGCTGCAGGGGCAGCATCGGTGGGGCTGGCAGCACGTGGCAGCGGCAGCACCGGGACCGGGTCCATCACCAGCACTTGGTGTGTCCGTGCTGACAGACGGGGAGAGTTTCCGTGGGCAACCCCGGTCCTGGGGAGAGGGTCCCCGGCCCCTCCAGGTgtggtgctggggctgagctcccCTCCCCGCTCTGCCCCTTCCTTCCTGCGGAGCCGCGGACCTGCCCGGGTTCTGCCAGCAGAACGGGCCGAGCGGTCCCTGTGCCACTGTGGCACCTCCCATCTGCTGCCCCCGCCGCTCCAAGGATCTCTTTGTCTGAGCCTTTCTCACCCCCCCCGGTGATGCTGAGCGGTGATAGTGCTGTTATTGTCTGCTGTGAGATGACAAAACGCTCAGGAGCACAGATACAGCTCCGGGAGCGGAGGAGGAGCAACACCCTGACGTGCCGACACTGGGGCTCTGTTGACTCCCGGCTTTCCCAAAcaaaagatctttaaaatgtCCGTTCCTCGGCGCTGGGGACGAATCGCTGAGCGCTGCCCCGGGCTCCCCGGCCCCGGTTCGGCCCCTGGGTCGGTGcctccccctctgcccagcGTTCGGGTGGCTCCTGGGACATCCCCCAGTGACACCTCCTGGAGAGCAGCGAGGGCcgggggcaggcagggggggtCGGTGTCAACCCTGGGGGGGTCACCTGtcacagccccacagcctgcGTGCAGGTGAGAAATCTGCTGACGGCCCTGGGGGAGCCTGGGAGGGGGGAGTGTATGTCTGGGGCAGGTTGGGCTCAGCTTTGACAGCCCACAAGCCTCTTTGTGGTGTTGGCATCAGTTCTAAAAGCTGTCACGTTGAGCTGTGGCTCTTTGGGGCAGAGTGCCTCCAGCTTTTTTAGAGGAATCAACCCTTATTCCTTCCCAAACCAGGAGCCAGGGGCTCTGTTTAATGGCTGACTGGCTTGCAGCTCTCTCCATAGACTTTGCCCttgcaaagggaaagcaaagttaTCTGTAGGCTaagcccagccctgggctgcctgGCCTGGCTCTCCAGGTGCTGTCAGGACACTGCACATGGACAActcccagggctgtggtggCTGAAATTACCTGTGCTGGTGCAGGGGACAGGCCCTGGGTGGCCCAAGCATGCTGTAGCTTCAGCCTTCAGCTCCTTTTGTTGCACGCAGGGCATGGGAATGGGGGAATGGGGTATTTCTGAATCGGGGTAAAAATACGTTTTCTTTCATCCCTGTACATCTCTGAGCAGTGAggtctgcagggctgtgctgcagtgctgggggagctgTATTTGTGGGTGTCCAGAAGTGACACGGGGAACAGTGAGATTAATCCCCTTGCTCCCTTTGCCCTGCCTCAATCAGTGGGATTAGCAACATAAATTCTTCCTTGGACCTTTCTGTATttataaagcaaacaaaccttATGCTGAGTTTCCTCTCTGGAgatggggttgttttggggcAGCAGATTGAGAGCTTTTATGTTCCTCACCTCAGCAAAGCCAAAGGAAACTATGGGAATGCTGCACCTCCACCTGAATCCCTTCCTGAGAATTACAGGACGCAGTTAATCCcaagaaaggaatttttgtgGTACTcaaagctgctgcctctgtaGGGGTCGGTGGAGATTCCCACTCTGTGCCTCTGGGCTCTCTCCAGTGGTGGGCTCAGCCCAGGCCTTGGGTGCTTCTCCTCCAGGCAGGATCCCAGGCAGGATTCTCTGTCCAGTGACATTTCTGGTGTCACCCATGACTGAGCAAAACGGgagctggaaacaaaacaaaatgctgggAGTCTCACTGTGCCTGGCTGGCTAAAAACCCGGTGGTGCTTTGGTGGTGCCTGGCTGTCAGAGCTGCCCCGGGGGTGCTGCCCTgtgagggagggatgggaaagAAGGGCTGAGCAGCTTCTCTCCTCCAGGTGTAGCCAGCATTGAGCCTGGTGCCGTGGCAGGTTTGGGGTAGACTTTTGGGGTGTGCTGATCCGTGCCCACCCGGCCTCTCCCCGCAGGTGCCGGTACCTGGCTGTCCAGCTCTCCCCGGCCATCCCCGTGTTTGCAGCAgtgctcttcctcttctccatggCGACGCTCCTGAGGACCAGCTTCAGTGACCCCGGGGTGATCCCCAGGGCCCTGCCTGACGAGGCAGCCTTCATCGAGATGGAGATCGGTGAGTGTGGagccagctgagctgctggctggaaaAGCCTCTCTATTTCTGGCATATCTCTAGGTACATTCTCTGCAGAGCTTGCTTCTGCTTCCAGCCCGGCACTCCACACGTGAGGGTTGCACCCAAGCAGAGCATCTTTCCACCTGCTGGCTAATTCTGCCTGGCTGAGTCTCCCAAAAGCTGGTGCCATtttgctgcttccctttctGGGAGCCTTTTCACGTGCcagttttctctcttgtcaCTGTGTGTGTACAAACTTGGGTTTGCTTTTGGGAGGGGGCTTGGTGTGGGCCTTGTGATCACCGGGGCAGAGAGGAGGCTTGGTGGATGCTGGCCTGCTCAgtgacacacagacacacagccccagcccccctgGGTGTGCTCTGAGAGCTCTGCTGtcccttttcctgcctccaAGCTGCCAGGTTGGCTCTGGACCGAGCGAGCAGAGCTGCAGCCGctggctccagccccagcagctctgatCCCGCggggaggagaggcaggagggcGAGTTGTCCTTCTGGGGCTGTTGTGTTGCAGCAGTGAGTCTGATCTCTGCTCCATTCCCTCTCTCAGAGGCCACCAACGGGGCCGTGCCGCAGGGTCAGCGCCCGCCCCCCCGGATCAAAAACTTCCAGATCAACAACCAGATTGTGAAGCTGAAGTACTGCTACACCTGCAAGATCTTCCGCCCACCCCGTGCCTCCCACTGCAGCATCTGTGACAACTGCGTGGGtgagtggaggaggaggaggaggtgcctGTCCCCGGGACAGCCTTTGGGGTCTGCACCCGCTCACGCTGAGTCCAGAGGGGTGCTGGGGTGTGACAGACCGGGATGAGCTGCCTCATCCTGAGCTCATGGAGCTGGAGATTTGCTCAGAACCTGGAGCAGATGGTTCATCTCTGCCAATGCTTCTTTGGCAGTAACTGCTCTGACTTGACCATCAGcccatttttcagtttcactgaGATGCTGGGCCAGAGGGAtccaggacagagctggggcttGGGTGAAAACAGCTCCTTGCTCAGGTGGAGATTCTGCTGTTATGCTGAGTGCCCCTGAGTtttgctctcctgctgcagagcacacaTGCTCCTAGCATTGTGATTGGAGGAGGAAATCCTGTTCTTATGGATCCCTTTCCTCAGGTTCCTAGCCCTTCGAGTGCTCATGCAGTCCCTTGAGCTGTATTCTAGTTATTCTGGTAGGAGGAACATGGCATATGGGGTAGAGAACTCCTGGACCTCCAGACCTTCATCTGACCTGTGTGCTGCTCTAGTAAAAGCCATTACACCTCAGGTCTGTGGGCGAGGAGACAGGCATAGGGCCAAGCTCTTGAGCTCCATCCTGAGTGCCAAACAACTCGTCAGTAAAAGAGTTTTGCACTTTCTTTCCGGGCCTCCCCTTCCAGATGGGGGCTGCCTGGAGATAGCAGAGGGTTGGGCTCTGGTGGCCAGGGGTTCCTTGGACGTTGTTGAGTTGGGACAGAGGAGCAGTGCTGATCTTCACCTCTGCTTCCACAGAGCGCTTCGACCATCACTGTCCCTGGGTGGGCAACTGCGTGGGGAAGAGGAACTACCGCTACTTCTACCTCTTCATCCTCTCGCTCTCACTCCTCACCATCTACATCTTCACCTTCAACATAGTCTACGTAGCACTGAGTGAGTCTGGCTGCAGAGGGGTGGGTGGCTGGGGGCCAGGGGGTACCCATGGTGTTGGGAACCCTGAGGTGGTTGGAGCAGGGAAGGACGTGGTGGGatgttctagaaaaaaaaaaatgtctctctTTATATTGCCAGAATCTCTGAAGATTGGGTTTCTGAACACATTGAAGGAAACCCCAGGGACATATCCTTCCACAGCATGCAAGGGGTTGGCTTCTCCAGAGCTGGGGGTTAGTGTGAGCTGCAGTGCAGTAAGACTGTAGTGTTGAGGCCCAGGCTCCTCCAAGGAGTCTCTAAGGGCATTTTTGCCCATGATTACAAAGTGAGGagcatttttgtggcttttgggaggagagcaaaacagaaaaccctgTCTGGAGAAGGAGTGAAGTCAGGGTAGtgtgcctggggacagggcaCAGCTGGGGTGGGACTGTTCCCAGGCTGTTTCCTGTCCTTAACTGTGCTCACTGTACTGGAGGTGCTCATCTGTTTCTTCACCCTGTGGTCAGTGGTGGGGTTAACTGGGTTCCACACCTTCCTGGTGGCACTGAATCAGACAACCAACGAAGACGTAAGTGGAGTCTTCCTGTTCCTCTGAGCCATCTCCTTTCCTGTCAGGGCTGTGTCCCCCTTGCTGCCCTGTCCTGCAGGATGAGGCAGAGCTCTGTGGGTGGGGAGCAGGAGTtggtggagcagagctgagcttgTGCCCTGTCTTGCAGATCAAGGGGTCCTGGACTGGGAAGAACCGCGTGCAGAATCCCTACAGCCATGGCAACATAGTGAAGAACTGCTGTGAGGTGCTCTGTGGGCCCCTGCCCCCCAGGTAAGCTCCTGGGGCCAGCCCTGCTGGTTTTGCCCCCAGAGCCCAGTGCAGGGCCCCGAGGAGCTCTCCTTCCTTGGGTGCAAGACCTGGCTGCTCTTCCACCAGCACCCTGAGTATTGAGGGCTTGTGGAGGTCAGGGGACACGGCTGGATGCTCTGGGGAGGAAGGTCTTGtgtttccttccctgctccgTTCCCCTGGGGTGGCATGTGGAGTGGAGGCTCTTTTTTGGGGCACTTGTTTTGGTGGGCTCCCCCCTCTGAACCCCTCTCCTAGGGGCTTGGTTTTCACAGGAGGGGTGGATACACTCAGCTAGGTTCGGGCTGTGCACAGCCTGGTTTGCAGAGGAACTTTCcctgattttatatttttttttcccatcagcaCTTTTCCTGCGGGGAGCAGAGGTGGGGTCAGGGTCAGTGTGGGGCTGAGGGTGTGCTTCTCTTCTTGCAGTGTCTTGGACAGGCGGGgcatcctgcagcaggaggagagcacAGCTCAGGAGGAGTCGTGCCCCAGGGGTCCCAGCGCAGCGCCCGCGGGGCAGTCAGAGGGGAGCAGTGCCCAGCAGAAGGAGGGCAGCCTTCCTCCCCCCAGTGCTGTGAGTCATCCCCCCCATGGGGACAATGggcttggagctgctggtgctttgggccagcagagaggaaactTGAAGTGTGACTCTAGCAGGAACAGGGCAATACTCAGGGCTTTGCTTCTGGGGAAAAGCCTGGTGTGCTCTGGCCCTGGAAACCAGCATCTCTCTGAAGATGGCTGGGAGGGTGTGAAGCCACTCTGACTCCTGGGTAACCCTCAAAGGAAAGAGCAGCCTGCTCTGTCCTTGAAATGAGCCCTGATTGAGGACATCTCTGCAGAGGAGACCTCCAGAGAGCCCTTCCCACTTGAGTTgttctgtgagggtggtgggaagTGGCTGGGCTACTCCTGCTTGGGCATGAGCTGCCTGTTCCTCTGATGGAAACAGCTCAGACCACTTCTGCTGGAGCAGCCCAGTGCTCCAGATCTTtgtgaagctgctgctttgtctgTTTGGAGGCTCCTGGTTGCTCCTTTTCCCAAGCACAGCTGGGACCTCTGCCtggtggagctggagcagggcagtGGGGCCACGCATCATGTGCTCAGCTGCTCCGTGTCATGGTGCATTCATGCAGGTCACTGCTGTCTTCTCTCCCCAGATCCCTGTACCAtccctgggcacagctgagatgccagaggagaagcagctgcctTCTGGGGAGCTCCCGATGCCGTCCCAGGACGCTGGGCAAGCAGAGCACTAGCCCTCTGCTTGGAATGGagaacttttcttcttttgtctaATCAAAGCTGGAAGTgattgaggagaggaggagctgggctggatggCAGGCAGAGGATTCCTCATGGCCATTTTGCTTTAGTCATTACTCACCTGGCAGTGTGGGCGGTGTGGGGTGGCGCTGCCTCGCTTGGTCTCCAGGGATCAGCAGCGCCAGCGCCACCTCCTTGGCCACCCCGGGGCCGGTCTGCCCGCGGGTCGGGGCAGGACCCCTGGCTCCGCAGGTTTGtcctgggtgctgagcaccagctgGGTGGCCGGGGCTGTCCCTGTGTCCGGCCCCGAGTCTCCCAGGAGATGATTTGTGGTCCAGCAGTGTCTCGGAAGCACCGTTCGGGTCCCCCTCGCTGAGGAATCCCGGTGGGAAACGGGGAAGCGTGTGTGGCAGTGGCgtcctctcccccctcctccctctcgTCTGTGGCATTGTTGTATTGGTTAACGTGGCAGGGCTCGGCAGGAGACATTTTGGTGCCGAAAGCGGCCCAAACAGCCGGGAAGGTGGTGTGTTGACAGCAGTGTTTAAAGTGgcttccttcccacccccttCTCTCCCCGACGCCAGCGTGGTGGTGGCGGTGGCCTCGATCCCCCTCTGGGCTGCCCGCAGAGCTGTCGTGCAGGGGGTGTCTGGACCGGTGGGGAGGGTCTGCCCGTGCTGCTGGCCCTCTGGCTAGTGCCGGGGCTGTGCTTGCCTCCCGGTGCTTCCCGAGCACTGTCCTGCCCTCCCCTTGCTCGGCGGGCTCCGGCACGCCGCTCAGCCCTGAGTCTCTGTCgtgtccccctctccccctggcACTCGTGTCCCTCCCCGGAGAGCGGGTGGCAGGCGGGGGATGTCCTGCCAGGGTggtcctgcagggctctgcgggatgctcctgcctggcagtgGTATGGACGTGGTCACCCTCTCCCAGATCCTCCTCTCAGCGGGTTTGCAGGTGCCGGCAGCTCCggttcctgctgctccctgccagcgGGGATGGGACCATCTGGATGGCGGTCACTGCccccctgcagccagccctggcCCGTCCTGTCCCCccggggcaggggcagggggtcCCGGGAGCAGCCTGGCCCCACACACACCCCGCTGGCGGTGGGATCCACCGCCCCAACACGCTACTGACCAAACCTCAAACTTGTTGTGACAAAAGTGTGTTCTTTTGGGGGCGGGGGGTTTGACTTATGTGTTTTGGAAGGCGGTGTGTTGAGGGCTGCCGGCACCTGCGGTTCCTGCCTGTGCTGTTCAGGTTCTGTGAAGGAAGTGTGGGGGTAGGGTGAGGGgtggggtttctttgttttttttttttctcctttttttaattttgaaacaatGAAGGAAACTTGATTGCTTTGAAAAATGGCTGAGCCGTAGCCTCTGCCTCTGTCTGcgcctcccctctggctttcCAGCCTCCACCTCTCACACTTCCAGGGTGTCTTTACCTGTGTCCTGCTGTCCCAGCACGGTGGGTGAGGGGGGgtctctgctgctcagcccaCATCCCAGTGGGTGCAGCTGGGGACTCCCCAGAAGCTCTGGGTTCCCCACAGGCACcgctcccttcccagctcccttccctggcaggcaggaggcaggtTGTGGCTGGAGCAGACTTGCCTGGTTTTATTGCAGTCGAGCACAAAGGAACCAAGTGGGTGACCAGAGGCCAACACTGCAGCCTTTGGGGGTCCCCTTGAGCCAAGGGGGAGGTGTGGGCTCACAGGGCCCTTTCTGGGCTGCTCCTGGTTGGGGTGAACCCAACCTTCCCAGCGCCCCTTTccctggctgtgccaggaggatgctgaggaagGCAGCGGGGACCCACCCTGCTCTGGGTTTgctctgtcccttcctgccACAGCCCTCTCTGTCCTTGCAGCCCCCTCTGCAGCCGGGGAGGCTCCAGGGGGAactcctggagctggggatCAAGTGGGGCAAGGCCAGGACAGGCACTCCAGCCCGACAGCATCTCGGTGGGGAGCAGGGTGTGAGGCAGTGCGGTTGCAAAGTGTCCTGGGGGCAGCCAGAGGGGTGGCCTCAGGGCActcagggctgagctgcctgcGGCCACAGGgcacccagggctgtggggtCCCACTGATGGGGTCACCTGCCCCCCAGCTGGGAGATGTCCCACCACCAGGccaggctgggaagcagctgtgagctgtgctggtgggctCAGGAGGGGTCTGGCAGGGAGAGAGCCTGCAGCTGCCCCTCGGGACCCCCCGGCTCACTCTCGTCCCGGCTGCTGTCGAGTGTCTCCGATCCCTCGAAGCATCCCGAATCCCGGGGAATGTCTCCCTTGGGCTCTGAGGGTGAAGCCTGGGCTCCGGAGCCATCACCTTCCTCGGGCTCACTCGCTGCTGGGAGAGACAGGCGGTGGGGTTAGTGGGCAGGGGGGTGTCccccccatcctgtccccatcTCTTACTGTCATAGTCCAGGAGGAGCTcggctgctgtcagcagcttgGCGCGGTGCTGGGGGTCAGTGATGTTCAGCTCGTTGAGGTGGGTCTCACGCAGCTCCTTGAAGTCCTCCAGGGTCTGGTAGCCGTTCAGCAGCAGGGTGGAGATGtgctcctggggcagggggCCGGCACGGTGAGTGAGGGCTCTCCCTACCTGGCCCCCCACACTAGCCGTGTGGCTACCGCCTCAGCATGGCTCCGTGGTGGGCACTTGCCCAAGCATCATCCGTAAAAGCCCTGTGTGTCCCCTTGGGGGTGAAGTGGAGGGAGccacagggatggggagcagaagggagggtggtcctgctgctgccaccctggGCTCGTGCTGGCTGCcactgtccctctgtcccctaCCTGCAGGTTGATGCGCTCCAGCAGCTCGTGGAGGGTCTTGGGCTTGAGCCTCTTGCTCTTGCAGGAGCCCCGGCTCTTGCGGGCAGGGAGTGTCTCCTCGGGGATGATATCCACGTAGATGAACTTGAAGGAGCCCACCCTGTTGTTGAGCAGCCCCGTCCAGGTGCCCACGGGCGGCTTCTCGATGATGCCGATGATGTCCCCTTTCTGGGACGAGGGAGGTGGAGGTGGGCGCAGGCGTGAGGAGGGGGTTCCCTgccccccaccctccctccctgcctccccaggACCCTGGCCCAGGGCTCACCCGCAGCTTCAGTGAGTCCCTGTCGTAAGGGCTGGGGGTGAAGTCGGTGTGGACGCGTGCCCGGCCGCAGAAGGGGCCGGTGTAGGCTGGGCTCTGCAGGCTGTCCCGGCTGTTGCCCCCGGGGATGGCCACCTCACTGCCTGCCGAGGGGAGTCAGGGGCTCAGGGTGGGTGGGACAGGGGGCTGGGGTCACCCGTGGAGGCTGGGCTCACCGCTGGACAGCTGGCGGGTGACTGGGGGGTGTCCCTCTTCCTCCATCTCCAGGTAAGGCGGTGGCACCTTCTCAAGGATCGGTTCCTCTATGCTGctggatggggacaggggacacgcggcctcctcctcctctgtgtCTCCCTGCTGAGGGGACTGGGGTCAGGTATGGAGGGGGAACTGCCCCTCAGCCTGCCTGGACCCCCACTCACCCTCCCCTCGGCCAGGGCTTTCACAGCCATCCTGCCCATCTTGCGGTTCATGGTGCGGGAGATGACTGCTCGCCACTTCTTGCTCAGCTTCATCCCGCTGCTCCGGGCAGCATCGTCGGGGCCAGGGCTGCTGGCCTCATCCTCGGGGATCTGGCAGAGGGGTGGAAGGTGAGGGTAGagctcctcccccccccaggcaAACGTCTGCTGGGTCACACAGGACTGCTCCTTGGGGAGCGAGACCCCAAATTCTGCCAGAGCTGGAAcctctggggctgctctcccAGGAGGAACAGGACTTGGGGGAGACAGAATCCTGTGCTGGATGGGAAGGGGTC
The Heliangelus exortis chromosome 14, bHelExo1.hap1, whole genome shotgun sequence DNA segment above includes these coding regions:
- the ZDHHC9 gene encoding palmitoyltransferase ZDHHC9, coding for MSVMVARKKVVRKWEKLPGRNTFCCDGRIMMARQKGIFYLTLFLILGTCALFFAFECRYLAVQLSPAIPVFAAVLFLFSMATLLRTSFSDPGVIPRALPDEAAFIEMEIEATNGAVPQGQRPPPRIKNFQINNQIVKLKYCYTCKIFRPPRASHCSICDNCVERFDHHCPWVGNCVGKRNYRYFYLFILSLSLLTIYIFTFNIVYVALKSLKIGFLNTLKETPGTYLEVLICFFTLWSVVGLTGFHTFLVALNQTTNEDIKGSWTGKNRVQNPYSHGNIVKNCCEVLCGPLPPSVLDRRGILQQEESTAQEESCPRGPSAAPAGQSEGSSAQQKEGSLPPPSAIPVPSLGTAEMPEEKQLPSGELPMPSQDAGQAEH